One Gelria sp. Kuro-4 DNA segment encodes these proteins:
- a CDS encoding DUF819 domain-containing protein translates to MPSLISTQPGLLAGVAAMVATSLFLQKYRFFKSIGPALTCIVLGIIVSNLKILPHSDETYGVFFTYAIPLALTMFLLSVNIKEWIRLSRQPLFAMLLAVISVSIMALATGLVLAPKIDEGWKIAGMFVGTYTGGSSNLAAIGTGLEVTPTTFATANAADYVIGIPTIVFFFAAPALIARSKAFKKFWPYSLRDHELVGDDAASLLTKKEWSVIDIAVLFAIGFVVTAVSTQIAGYFNKAVAGAVRIISVTTLSLILAQFKPMRQIKGNMDLGLFVSLFYLAAIGLAIDLKQFLGSAPLVTLYCFFVAVGSLLLHATLCRLFKVSYQYTLISIVASIADGTTSALVAGSGGWNGIIGTAVILGAIGNAVGNYLGIGVAYLLKTVLGL, encoded by the coding sequence GTGCCTTCGTTGATCTCAACTCAGCCGGGCCTTCTGGCCGGAGTCGCCGCAATGGTGGCCACATCGTTATTTCTACAAAAGTACAGGTTCTTTAAGTCGATCGGTCCTGCGCTTACCTGCATTGTTCTCGGGATAATCGTCTCTAACTTAAAGATCCTCCCACATTCGGATGAAACGTATGGCGTGTTTTTCACCTACGCGATTCCCCTTGCTCTTACCATGTTCTTGCTTTCAGTAAATATCAAGGAGTGGATCAGACTCTCACGCCAACCGCTGTTCGCTATGCTGTTGGCCGTTATCAGCGTAAGCATTATGGCCCTTGCCACCGGTTTGGTGCTGGCCCCGAAGATTGACGAAGGTTGGAAGATCGCAGGCATGTTTGTAGGTACCTACACCGGAGGCAGCAGCAACCTAGCGGCGATCGGGACAGGACTTGAGGTGACACCTACGACCTTCGCAACCGCTAACGCCGCCGACTATGTGATCGGTATCCCTACGATTGTCTTTTTCTTTGCTGCTCCCGCCCTTATTGCCCGTTCTAAGGCTTTTAAGAAATTCTGGCCGTATAGTCTGAGAGATCATGAGCTTGTGGGCGATGACGCGGCGTCCCTTCTTACGAAGAAAGAGTGGTCGGTGATCGACATAGCGGTACTTTTCGCCATTGGTTTCGTAGTGACTGCTGTCTCTACTCAAATCGCTGGTTACTTTAATAAAGCGGTGGCAGGTGCAGTACGCATCATCTCAGTCACAACCTTATCCCTTATCTTGGCTCAGTTTAAACCAATGCGGCAGATTAAAGGAAACATGGACTTAGGCCTCTTTGTTTCGTTGTTCTACTTGGCAGCTATTGGTTTAGCCATTGACCTTAAACAGTTTTTAGGCTCTGCCCCTCTGGTTACCCTGTACTGCTTTTTCGTTGCTGTGGGTTCTCTTTTGTTGCACGCTACTCTCTGTCGGTTGTTCAAGGTCAGCTATCAGTACACGCTGATCTCCATCGTCGCTTCCATCGCTGATGGCACGACATCTGCGCTGGTGGCTGGTTCGGGCGGTTGGAACGGCATCATAGGTACGGCCGTAATCCTGGGGGCCATCGGCAACGCGGTAGGAAACTACTTGGGGATAGGGGTTGCGTACCTGCTCAAAACGGTGCTGGGTCTGTAG
- a CDS encoding CocE/NonD family hydrolase, with translation MDTGNQVFAYYKYGVHRADVILERAGVLHRKKDVGTGAWSDFRPVGEKDSAFYELPLAEIAQNLEELNSAFREGAAEVTLGYGAHYHRYQRVAGSVAGKRDTAWIWVQRGVKFPLDVVACRDEVIGFIKTRREGCLILVRPGYEDLTPLGEWHRPGLSQAVHTVKHMGTFQVEMRDGVKLATEVYLPGDLLPGTKVPTILIRTPYGRTKFAEPELRFVFRGYAVVAQDCRGRGDSEGEWLPFVHELADGSDTLDWIAAQPWSDGKVGMIGGSYGGFVQWAAAGSGNPHLKAMVSLVTSGSPFGDLPRKGGTLMSGVLAWCFMVAAKHADPAAVKRDDWDKVLSHRPIKDIPFKALGKEIPFWSEWMRHPDYDRFWQAGDWRCHGDKINVPALIISGWYDDDGQGTSEAWEMVNKYRRGNQRLILGPWYHQANTTRDIHNIAFGDNAIRYDLDVLYLRWFDRFLKGVENEVEKEPRVQYYLVGAGEWRNADAWPPAEVKLTKLYLRAGGRLSFTAPPTQERPDTYTFDPSDPAPHLIDVSENELSVPENYKEVEKRADVLTYTTEPLAEDVTVAGDLFACLYAASSAKDTDWVIRVTDVDDQGNSIRVSDGILRARYRHGFDCPKLLTPGQVEEYRLRLTRVGYVFKEGHRIRVQVTSGAQNLAFPNTNTGNDPAADTESVVANQTVLHEPDYPSHVELPLLS, from the coding sequence ATGGATACCGGGAATCAGGTTTTTGCGTACTACAAGTATGGGGTGCATCGAGCCGACGTGATTCTGGAACGCGCCGGCGTCTTGCACCGAAAAAAGGATGTCGGTACCGGGGCGTGGTCGGACTTCCGCCCTGTGGGAGAAAAAGACAGTGCTTTCTACGAGCTTCCGCTGGCTGAGATAGCCCAAAATCTCGAGGAGTTAAACAGCGCCTTCCGGGAAGGCGCCGCGGAAGTTACACTTGGTTATGGTGCGCATTATCATCGTTATCAAAGGGTCGCCGGTTCGGTGGCCGGGAAGCGGGACACCGCCTGGATTTGGGTGCAACGAGGGGTTAAGTTCCCGCTCGATGTAGTTGCCTGCCGGGATGAAGTCATAGGTTTCATCAAGACCCGGAGGGAAGGCTGCCTGATTCTTGTGCGGCCCGGGTACGAGGACCTGACTCCTCTAGGAGAGTGGCACCGGCCGGGTCTTTCCCAGGCGGTGCACACCGTTAAGCACATGGGCACCTTCCAGGTGGAAATGCGAGATGGAGTAAAGCTGGCAACTGAGGTCTATTTGCCGGGGGATTTGCTCCCGGGGACCAAGGTACCTACCATTCTGATTCGTACGCCGTACGGGCGGACCAAGTTTGCTGAGCCGGAACTGCGCTTTGTTTTCCGCGGGTACGCAGTGGTGGCACAGGATTGCCGGGGGCGTGGAGATTCTGAAGGAGAGTGGCTGCCGTTCGTGCACGAGCTCGCCGACGGCAGCGATACCCTGGATTGGATCGCCGCCCAACCATGGTCGGACGGCAAAGTGGGGATGATCGGCGGCTCTTACGGAGGCTTCGTCCAGTGGGCTGCCGCCGGAAGCGGCAACCCCCACCTCAAGGCTATGGTGAGTCTTGTGACTTCAGGCAGTCCCTTTGGGGATCTCCCGCGTAAAGGGGGGACCCTCATGTCGGGCGTCCTTGCCTGGTGCTTCATGGTAGCGGCGAAACACGCCGACCCGGCGGCTGTAAAGCGTGACGACTGGGACAAGGTTCTCAGCCACCGGCCGATAAAGGACATTCCCTTCAAGGCTTTGGGTAAAGAAATACCCTTCTGGAGCGAGTGGATGCGCCACCCAGATTACGACCGGTTTTGGCAGGCAGGGGACTGGAGATGTCACGGTGACAAGATTAACGTGCCGGCACTGATCATCTCTGGGTGGTATGACGACGATGGCCAGGGCACCAGTGAGGCCTGGGAAATGGTTAACAAATACCGCCGGGGGAATCAGCGCCTTATCCTTGGCCCCTGGTATCACCAGGCCAACACTACGCGCGACATTCACAACATTGCCTTCGGCGACAACGCCATCCGGTATGACCTCGACGTACTCTATTTGCGTTGGTTTGATCGTTTTCTCAAAGGCGTTGAGAACGAAGTGGAGAAGGAGCCGCGCGTTCAATACTACCTCGTGGGTGCCGGCGAATGGCGGAACGCCGACGCTTGGCCGCCGGCAGAAGTGAAGCTTACCAAACTCTATTTGCGTGCAGGCGGCAGGCTATCATTCACTGCCCCGCCGACTCAAGAGCGACCCGATACGTATACTTTCGATCCGTCCGACCCTGCTCCTCATCTGATCGACGTTTCGGAAAACGAGCTCAGTGTTCCTGAAAACTACAAAGAAGTAGAAAAAAGAGCAGATGTTCTCACTTATACCACCGAGCCGCTGGCGGAAGACGTGACCGTCGCCGGTGACCTTTTTGCCTGCCTCTACGCTGCCAGTAGTGCCAAGGATACTGACTGGGTCATCCGGGTGACGGATGTGGACGACCAAGGTAATTCAATTCGGGTTTCTGACGGTATTCTACGAGCCCGCTACCGGCATGGATTTGACTGCCCCAAGCTCCTTACCCCCGGCCAGGTGGAGGAGTACCGACTGCGTTTAACCCGCGTCGGCTATGTCTTTAAGGAAGGCCACAGGATTAGAGTACAGGTAACCTCTGGTGCCCAAAACCTTGCTTTTCCTAATACCAATACGGGCAATGATCCAGCTGCCGACACAGAAAGCGTGGTCGCGAACCAGACTGTGTTGCACGAGCCGGATTATCCGAGCCACGTGGAACTGCCTCTTCTCAGTTAG
- a CDS encoding DUF5665 domain-containing protein, translating into MGVEGEKRELGTQVERLARTLEQNRIAEYVTLQQDTRRLLYLNFVAGVARGLGMAVGFTLVGAVALYILRRMVSIPVIGTFIAQIVDIVTTQLGRH; encoded by the coding sequence GTGGGCGTGGAGGGTGAGAAGCGAGAACTGGGAACACAGGTAGAGCGGCTGGCCCGGACCCTGGAGCAGAACCGGATTGCCGAGTACGTCACGCTGCAGCAGGACACGCGGCGGCTTCTTTACCTCAACTTCGTCGCCGGTGTGGCGCGGGGCCTGGGCATGGCTGTGGGTTTCACCCTGGTGGGCGCCGTGGCCCTCTATATCCTGCGCCGGATGGTGAGCATCCCCGTCATCGGCACCTTCATTGCCCAGATCGTGGACATCGTCACCACACAGCTGGGGAGGCACTAG